The sequence below is a genomic window from Paenibacillus sp. DCT19.
ATTCCCGTGTTGCCTTCCTGAAGGAACTGGGACTGGTTATTCCAGATAGCATCACTAGCCAAATCACAGATCCTAACAGCTACTCTCTGAGCCTAAGTGCAGAGAATGCAGAAGCTCTTAATGATGCGGATATCCTCGTTGGTTACGGAAATGCTGAGTTGTTGAAAGCTATTCAAGCTGATCCACTTCTAGGCAAAATCCCTGCTGTTCAAAGAGGCTCTGTTGCATTTATTGAAGCAGATACACCTCTGGTTGCTGCAGGTACACCTAACCCACTGTCCATTTCCTATACCATTGATGATTACCTGAAACTCATTGGCGCAGCGATCGACAAGGTCAATGAATAATACATCCGTTTCGAATGATAACCAAATACGAGCACATATGCCCAGGAACTTCATTCTGGTGTTGAGCATTTGCGTGATTCTGCTCGGTGCAACTCTAATTGCCTCACTGGTCTTCGGCTCTCGACCAGTGAGGTTTCATGAGTTAATCGACGGATTATTTCACCCGGAAGTAGACTCCTATGGAGCCAATATTGTGCGCAAGCGGATTTCGCGAACAGTCTTCAGTTTGTTATGCGGAGCCGCTCTTGGCATTTCAGGAGCACTGATGCAATCCGTCACTCGGAACCCCCTTGCTGACCCGAGCATATTAGGCGTCAATACAGGGGCTTCCTTGTTTGTGGTTTGTGGGATCGCGTTCCTGAACATCAGCAGTGCTAATCAGTATATCTGGCTAGCACTTGCCGGGGCTGCAATCACTGCTGTGTTCGTATTCGGGATTGGCTCAATGGGGCGTGGCGGAGCCACGCCCATTAAGCTTGTTTTAGCCGGAGCGGCCATCAGTGCCGCACTTTCCTCCCTCGTCACCGCCATTATGATTCCACGATCTTATGTCATGGATCAATTCCGATTCTGGCAAGTCGGAAGCGTGGGCTCCGCTACCTGGAGTGGAATCAGTACGTTCATTCCGTTCCTCATTGTAGGTGTGATCATTGCATTGCTTACGGCTCCTGCACTCAATGCACTGGCACTAGGCGACGATGTCGCAACAGGGCTCGGTGTTCGAACCGGAACGTTGCGCTTCATTGCCGCACTTGCAGGGGTTCTATTGTGCGGAGCAGCGACAGCTCTTGCAGGTCCCATTGGCTTCATCGGCTTGTTATCTACGCATGTCATTCGCCTGATTCTGGGGCCAGACTTGCGATTTGTCATACCGATGTCCGCCGTTGCCGGAGCCATCATTTTGACGATATCCGACGTTGGCGGCAGGCTCA
It includes:
- a CDS encoding iron ABC transporter permease is translated as MNNTSVSNDNQIRAHMPRNFILVLSICVILLGATLIASLVFGSRPVRFHELIDGLFHPEVDSYGANIVRKRISRTVFSLLCGAALGISGALMQSVTRNPLADPSILGVNTGASLFVVCGIAFLNISSANQYIWLALAGAAITAVFVFGIGSMGRGGATPIKLVLAGAAISAALSSLVTAIMIPRSYVMDQFRFWQVGSVGSATWSGISTFIPFLIVGVIIALLTAPALNALALGDDVATGLGVRTGTLRFIAALAGVLLCGAATALAGPIGFIGLLSTHVIRLILGPDLRFVIPMSAVAGAIILTISDVGGRLISNPGELEVGVVTAFIGAPILIILAMRSKVRSL